One stretch of Burkholderia pyrrocinia DNA includes these proteins:
- the shc gene encoding squalene--hopene cyclase, producing MNDLTEMATLSAGIAPAGVDAAVARATDALLAAQNPDGHWVYELEADSTIPAEYVLLVHYLGETPNLELEQKIGRYLRRIQQADGGWPLFTDGAPNISASVKAYFALKVIGDDENAEHMQRARKAIHAMGGAEMSNVFTRIQLALYGAIPWRAVPMMPVEIMLLPQWFPFHLSKVSYWARTVIVPLLVLNAKRPLAKNPRGVRIDELFIDPPVNAGLLPRQGHQSAGWFAFFRVVDHALRAVDGLFPSYTRERAIRQAVSFVDERLNGEDGLGAIYPAMANAVMMYDVLGYAEDHPNRAIARKALDKLLVVQEDEAYCQPCLSPVWDTSLAAHALLETGDARAEEAVLRGLDWLRPLQILDVRGDWISRRPNVRPGGWAFQYANAHYPDVDDTAVVVMAMDRAQKLRQSDAYRESMARAREWVVGMQSSDGGWGAFEPENTQYYLNNIPFSDHGALLDPPTSDVSGRCLSMLSQLGETAANSEPARRALDYMLKEQEPDGSWYGRWGMNYVYGTWTALCSLNAAGLGPEDPRMKRGAQWLLSIQNKDGGWGEDGDSYKLNYRGFEQAPSTASQTAWALLGLMAAGEVNNPAVARGVDYLIAEQNEEGLWDETRFTATGFPRVFYLRYHGYRKFFPLWALARYRNLKRDNATRVTVGM from the coding sequence ATGAACGATCTCACCGAAATGGCTACCCTGTCCGCCGGCATCGCGCCGGCCGGCGTCGACGCGGCCGTCGCGCGTGCGACCGACGCGCTGCTGGCCGCGCAGAACCCGGACGGACACTGGGTCTACGAACTCGAAGCCGATTCGACGATTCCCGCCGAATACGTGCTGCTCGTCCACTATCTCGGCGAGACGCCGAACCTCGAGCTCGAACAGAAGATCGGCCGGTATCTGCGCCGCATCCAGCAGGCGGACGGCGGCTGGCCGCTGTTTACCGACGGCGCGCCGAACATCAGCGCGAGCGTGAAGGCGTATTTCGCGCTGAAGGTGATCGGCGACGACGAGAACGCCGAGCACATGCAGCGCGCGCGCAAGGCGATCCACGCGATGGGCGGCGCCGAGATGTCGAACGTGTTCACGCGCATCCAGCTCGCGCTGTACGGCGCGATTCCGTGGCGCGCGGTGCCGATGATGCCGGTCGAGATCATGCTGCTGCCGCAGTGGTTCCCGTTCCACCTGTCGAAGGTATCGTACTGGGCGCGTACCGTGATCGTGCCGCTGCTCGTGCTGAACGCGAAGCGCCCGCTCGCGAAGAACCCGCGCGGCGTGCGCATCGACGAGCTGTTCATCGATCCGCCCGTCAACGCCGGGCTGCTGCCGCGCCAGGGCCATCAGAGCGCCGGCTGGTTCGCGTTCTTCCGCGTGGTCGACCATGCGCTGCGCGCGGTCGACGGCCTGTTCCCGAGCTATACGCGCGAACGCGCGATCCGCCAGGCCGTGTCGTTCGTCGACGAGCGCCTGAACGGCGAGGACGGCCTCGGCGCGATCTATCCGGCGATGGCCAACGCAGTGATGATGTACGACGTGCTCGGCTACGCGGAGGATCATCCGAATCGCGCGATCGCGCGCAAGGCGCTCGACAAGCTGCTCGTCGTGCAGGAGGACGAAGCGTATTGCCAGCCGTGCCTGTCGCCGGTGTGGGACACGTCGCTCGCGGCGCACGCGCTGCTCGAAACCGGCGATGCGCGCGCCGAGGAAGCCGTGCTGCGCGGCCTCGACTGGCTGCGTCCGCTGCAGATCCTCGACGTGCGCGGCGACTGGATCTCGCGCCGCCCGAACGTGCGGCCCGGCGGCTGGGCATTCCAGTACGCGAACGCTCACTACCCGGACGTCGACGATACGGCCGTGGTCGTGATGGCGATGGACCGCGCGCAGAAGCTCAGGCAGTCGGACGCGTACCGCGAATCGATGGCGCGCGCACGCGAATGGGTCGTCGGAATGCAGAGCAGCGACGGCGGCTGGGGCGCGTTCGAGCCGGAAAACACGCAGTACTACCTGAACAACATCCCGTTCTCCGATCACGGCGCGCTGCTCGACCCGCCGACCTCCGATGTGTCGGGCCGCTGCCTGTCGATGCTGTCGCAGCTCGGCGAGACGGCCGCGAACAGCGAGCCGGCCCGCCGCGCGCTCGACTACATGCTGAAGGAGCAGGAGCCGGACGGCAGCTGGTACGGCCGCTGGGGGATGAACTACGTGTACGGCACGTGGACCGCGCTGTGCTCGCTGAACGCGGCCGGCCTCGGGCCGGAAGATCCGCGCATGAAGCGCGGCGCGCAGTGGCTGCTGTCGATCCAGAACAAGGACGGCGGCTGGGGCGAGGACGGCGACAGCTACAAACTGAACTACCGCGGTTTCGAGCAGGCGCCGAGCACGGCGTCGCAGACGGCCTGGGCGCTGCTCGGCCTGATGGCGGCCGGCGAGGTGAACAACCCGGCCGTTGCGCGCGGCGTCGACTACCTGATCGCCGAGCAGAACGAAGAGGGTCTGTGGGACGAGACGCGCTTCACGGCGACCGGCTTCCCGCGCGTGTTCTACCTGCGCTACCACGGCTATCGCAAGTTCTTCCCGCTGTGGGCGCTTGCGCGCTACCGCAACCTGAAGCGCGACAACGCGACGCGCGTCACGGTCGGGATGTAA
- the hpnE gene encoding hydroxysqualene dehydroxylase HpnE codes for MPRTVHVIGAGLAGLSAAVELQRRGRHIVLHDAHAHAGGRCRSWFDGTLNTTLDSGLHVVFAGQAATQRYLRAIGAADQLVGPALPEFPVVDVASQQRWTLRFGNGRWPSWLFDAASRAPGTTPLDYLALAPLAFARTGRSLAQTMRCDGVLWDRWLRPYWLGILNVEPRHASAELARAVLCSTFAAGGPGCRPLVARHGLGSAFVEPALRMLQHGGAQIRLNSRLDAFEFGAHGNAVDAAVIGGERVDLAPGDAVVLAVPPEVALPLVPELTAPDTFSAVVTAYFAVEPPAGSSLQTTVVNGVVDAVRAGGGQLAATIRDAGRWLDMPHDTLARRIWEDVARVTGANPETIPAWQLVVEPRAGFAAVPSQEMKRPAVRTRWTNLVLAGDWIATDLPATIEGAIRSGQLAADVLQTQ; via the coding sequence ATGCCCAGAACCGTCCACGTGATCGGTGCCGGACTCGCGGGCCTGTCGGCCGCGGTCGAGCTGCAACGCCGAGGGCGGCACATCGTGCTGCACGATGCGCACGCGCATGCGGGCGGCCGCTGCCGATCGTGGTTCGACGGGACGCTGAACACGACGCTCGACAGCGGGCTGCATGTGGTCTTCGCGGGGCAGGCGGCCACGCAGCGCTACCTGCGCGCGATCGGCGCGGCCGATCAGCTGGTCGGGCCCGCGCTGCCTGAATTCCCGGTCGTCGACGTCGCGTCGCAGCAGCGCTGGACGCTGCGCTTCGGCAACGGGCGCTGGCCGTCGTGGCTGTTCGATGCCGCGTCGCGCGCGCCGGGCACGACACCGCTCGACTACCTCGCGCTCGCCCCGCTCGCGTTCGCGCGCACGGGCCGCTCGCTCGCACAGACGATGCGATGCGACGGCGTGCTGTGGGATCGTTGGCTGCGGCCGTATTGGCTCGGGATACTGAACGTCGAGCCGCGCCACGCGAGTGCCGAGCTCGCGCGCGCAGTGCTGTGCAGCACGTTTGCCGCGGGCGGCCCCGGCTGCCGTCCGCTCGTCGCGCGCCACGGGCTCGGCAGCGCATTCGTCGAACCGGCGCTGCGGATGCTGCAGCACGGCGGCGCGCAGATCCGGCTGAACTCGCGGCTCGACGCGTTCGAGTTCGGCGCGCACGGCAATGCGGTCGACGCGGCCGTGATCGGCGGCGAGCGCGTCGATCTCGCGCCGGGCGACGCGGTCGTGCTGGCCGTGCCGCCCGAGGTCGCGCTGCCGCTCGTGCCCGAACTCACCGCGCCGGATACATTCAGCGCGGTCGTGACCGCGTATTTCGCGGTCGAGCCGCCGGCCGGCAGCTCGCTGCAGACGACCGTCGTCAACGGCGTCGTCGATGCGGTGCGCGCCGGCGGCGGCCAGCTCGCGGCGACGATCCGCGATGCGGGCCGCTGGCTCGACATGCCGCACGACACGCTTGCGCGGCGGATCTGGGAAGACGTCGCGCGCGTGACCGGCGCGAACCCGGAAACCATCCCCGCGTGGCAGCTCGTCGTCGAGCCGCGCGCGGGCTTTGCGGCGGTGCCGTCGCAGGAAATGAAGCGTCCGGCCGTGCGTACGCGCTGGACCAATCTTGTGCTGGCGGGCGACTGGATTGCCACCGACTTGCCCGCCACGATCGAGGGCGCGATCCGTTCCGGCCAACTGGCCGCGGACGTGCTCCAGACGCAATAA
- the hpnD gene encoding presqualene diphosphate synthase HpnD: protein MAVSNSVVDEQETDAAAVTSGSSFYLAMRILPAVQRDAMFQVYAFCRAVDDIADSDLPRAERTAGLDRWRADIDACFAGRPPRHLAALDREIRAFNLQRDDFHAMIDGMAMDAVEDICAPDEPTLDLFCDRVASAAGRLSVRIFGMPEAEGIELSHHLGRALQLTNILRDIDDDAAINRCYLPRELLAREGIAIADPATIVRDPALPRVCATLVERALEHFRQADAVMDTCPRAQVKAPRIMSGAYRCILEAAVARGFAAPRAPLRKPKARMLMIAARYALF from the coding sequence TTGGCCGTTTCCAATTCCGTCGTGGACGAACAAGAAACCGACGCCGCTGCCGTCACATCGGGCAGCTCTTTCTATCTTGCGATGCGCATCCTGCCGGCCGTGCAGCGCGATGCGATGTTCCAGGTCTACGCGTTCTGCCGCGCTGTCGACGACATCGCCGACAGCGACCTGCCGCGCGCCGAGCGCACCGCGGGCCTCGATCGCTGGCGCGCCGACATCGACGCGTGCTTCGCGGGCCGCCCGCCGCGCCATCTGGCCGCGCTCGATCGCGAGATCCGCGCATTCAACCTGCAGCGCGACGACTTCCACGCGATGATCGACGGGATGGCGATGGACGCGGTAGAAGACATCTGCGCACCCGACGAGCCGACGCTCGACCTCTTTTGCGATCGCGTGGCGAGCGCGGCCGGCCGGCTGTCGGTGAGGATTTTCGGGATGCCGGAAGCCGAAGGGATCGAGCTGTCGCACCACCTCGGTCGTGCGCTGCAACTGACGAACATCCTGCGCGACATCGACGACGACGCGGCGATCAACCGCTGCTACCTGCCGCGCGAGCTGCTTGCGCGCGAAGGCATCGCGATCGCCGATCCGGCGACGATCGTGCGCGATCCGGCGCTGCCGCGCGTGTGCGCGACGCTCGTCGAGCGCGCGCTCGAGCATTTCCGCCAGGCCGACGCGGTGATGGATACCTGCCCGCGTGCGCAGGTGAAGGCGCCGCGCATCATGTCGGGCGCGTATCGCTGCATTCTCGAAGCCGCGGTCGCACGCGGCTTTGCCGCCCCGCGCGCGCCGCTGCGCAAGCCGAAAGCGCGCATGCTGATGATCGCCGCGCGCTACGCGCTGTTCTGA
- a CDS encoding alpha/beta fold hydrolase, whose protein sequence is METNITAPQQADHPVFVLVHGAWHGAWCYAHVATALAARGYLSIARDLPAHGINARFPASYLERPLDKDAFGAEPSPVANTTLDDYATQVMQAVDDAYALGRGKVVLVGHSMGGLAITAAAERAPEKIAKIVYLAAFMPASGVPGLDYVRAPENKGEMLGALMLASPRVAGALRIDPRSGDAAYRDTMKRALYDDAPQADFEAVANLMTCDVPAAPFATAIPTTAVRWGAIDRHYIKCLQDRVILPALQQRFIDEADAFAPGNPTHVHQLDSSHSPFVSEAAVLAGVLADIAKS, encoded by the coding sequence ATGGAGACGAACATAACCGCCCCCCAGCAGGCCGACCATCCCGTGTTCGTGCTCGTGCATGGCGCCTGGCACGGCGCGTGGTGCTACGCGCACGTCGCTACCGCGCTGGCCGCGCGCGGCTACCTGTCGATCGCGCGCGACCTGCCCGCGCACGGCATCAACGCCCGCTTCCCCGCGTCTTATCTCGAACGGCCGCTCGACAAGGACGCGTTCGGCGCCGAGCCATCGCCGGTCGCGAACACGACGCTCGACGATTACGCGACGCAGGTGATGCAGGCCGTCGACGACGCGTATGCGCTCGGCCGCGGCAAGGTCGTGCTGGTCGGGCACAGCATGGGCGGCCTCGCGATCACGGCGGCCGCCGAGCGCGCGCCGGAAAAGATCGCGAAGATCGTCTATCTCGCGGCGTTCATGCCGGCCTCGGGCGTGCCGGGCCTCGACTACGTGCGCGCGCCCGAGAACAAGGGCGAGATGCTCGGCGCGCTGATGCTCGCGAGCCCGCGCGTCGCCGGTGCGCTGCGCATCGATCCGCGCAGCGGCGACGCCGCGTATCGCGACACGATGAAGCGCGCGCTGTACGACGACGCACCGCAGGCCGATTTCGAGGCCGTCGCGAACCTGATGACCTGCGACGTGCCGGCCGCGCCGTTCGCGACCGCGATCCCGACGACCGCCGTGCGCTGGGGCGCGATCGACCGTCACTACATCAAGTGCCTGCAGGATCGCGTGATCCTGCCCGCGCTGCAGCAGCGCTTCATCGACGAAGCCGACGCGTTCGCGCCCGGCAACCCGACCCACGTGCACCAGCTCGACAGCAGCCATTCGCCGTTCGTGTCGGAGGCGGCCGTGCTGGCCGGCGTGCTGGCCGACATCGCGAAAAGCTGA
- a CDS encoding GGDEF domain-containing protein yields the protein MTAAAPSLSDLVIERVGFGLFVLDRSMSVLMWNRFMQDHSGIPAADVIGRNLFDCFPDLPRAWLSRKLESVFQLGSFAFSSWEQRPYLFRFEHDRPITGGVDYMQQDCTFMPLTRGREVEAVCVTISDVTHVSVMQREREEAVAKLREHANRDGLTGIANRRFFEARLGDEFARWQRYGGDMSVLLFDLDHFKTINDRFGHAAGDAVLRETARRVASIVRAQDTFGRFGGEEFALLLPCTNLDEAMLVADKVRDAIGSSPVDAEGVSVPVTASVGGACARTGAPTSDVLVSEADAALYRAKRLGRDRSVAYA from the coding sequence ATGACGGCCGCCGCGCCGTCGCTGAGCGACCTCGTGATCGAGCGGGTGGGCTTCGGCCTGTTCGTGCTCGACCGTTCGATGAGCGTGCTGATGTGGAATCGCTTCATGCAGGACCACAGCGGCATCCCGGCCGCCGACGTGATCGGCCGCAACCTGTTCGACTGCTTTCCGGACCTGCCGCGCGCATGGCTGTCGCGCAAACTCGAGAGCGTGTTCCAGCTCGGCAGCTTCGCGTTCAGCTCGTGGGAGCAGCGGCCCTACCTGTTCCGCTTCGAGCACGACCGGCCGATCACCGGCGGCGTCGACTACATGCAGCAGGACTGCACGTTCATGCCGCTCACGCGCGGCCGCGAGGTCGAGGCCGTGTGCGTGACGATCTCCGACGTCACGCATGTGAGCGTGATGCAGCGCGAGCGCGAGGAAGCGGTCGCGAAGCTGCGCGAACACGCGAATCGCGACGGCCTGACCGGCATCGCGAACCGGCGCTTCTTCGAGGCGCGGCTCGGCGACGAATTCGCGCGCTGGCAGCGCTACGGCGGCGACATGTCGGTGCTGCTGTTCGACCTCGATCACTTCAAGACGATCAACGACCGCTTCGGGCATGCGGCCGGCGACGCCGTGCTGCGCGAGACGGCGCGCCGCGTCGCGTCGATCGTGCGCGCGCAGGATACGTTCGGCCGTTTCGGCGGAGAGGAATTCGCGCTGCTGCTGCCGTGCACGAATCTCGACGAGGCGATGCTGGTGGCCGACAAGGTGCGCGACGCGATCGGCAGCTCGCCGGTCGATGCCGAGGGCGTCAGCGTGCCGGTGACGGCGAGCGTCGGCGGCGCGTGCGCGAGAACGGGCGCGCCGACCAGCGACGTGCTCGTCAGCGAGGCCGACGCCGCGCTCTATCGCGCGAAGCGGCTCGGGCGCGATCGTTCGGTCGCCTACGCGTAG
- a CDS encoding chemotaxis protein CheC, producing the protein MPESVFTAEQRDALQEIANLAMGRAAARLALLLGRFIELSVPRVRVVKAADAGDALREMTGIHDNVTAVRQGFRSDIKGEAIVLCRSAGVARLMTIVDRTFGDGVYGGMATPDELMFDVANVLMGACVASILDELGRKPVFFPPGLLGSNVSFDDVFQPPELAWSVALLLEVNFGLEDHAFRAHFVMLMAEDSIRLMGDALDALLSAL; encoded by the coding sequence ATGCCTGAATCGGTGTTCACGGCGGAGCAACGCGACGCGTTGCAGGAAATCGCCAACCTTGCAATGGGCCGCGCCGCCGCGCGGCTTGCGTTGCTGCTCGGGCGCTTCATCGAGCTGTCGGTGCCGCGCGTGCGCGTCGTGAAAGCGGCCGACGCGGGCGACGCGCTGCGCGAGATGACGGGCATTCACGATAACGTGACCGCCGTGCGCCAGGGCTTCCGCTCCGACATCAAGGGCGAGGCGATCGTGCTGTGCCGCAGCGCGGGCGTCGCGCGGCTCATGACGATCGTCGACCGCACGTTCGGCGACGGCGTGTACGGCGGGATGGCGACGCCGGACGAGCTCATGTTCGACGTCGCGAACGTGCTGATGGGCGCATGCGTCGCGTCGATCCTCGACGAGCTCGGCCGCAAGCCCGTGTTCTTTCCGCCGGGGCTGCTCGGTTCGAACGTGTCGTTCGACGACGTATTCCAGCCGCCCGAGCTCGCGTGGAGCGTCGCGCTGCTGCTCGAGGTGAACTTCGGGCTCGAGGATCATGCGTTCCGTGCCCACTTCGTGATGCTGATGGCCGAGGATTCGATCCGGCTGATGGGCGACGCGCTCGACGCGTTGCTGTCCGCGCTATGA
- a CDS encoding response regulator — MPLPIVIADDSLLARKLLTKALPGDWDVDVAYAANGREALALYRDGKASVMFLDLTMPDMSGYQVLETLRHEDLNTFVIVVSADIQPQAQARVRELGAIAFVAKPVTSDALLPILKEYGLYA, encoded by the coding sequence ATGCCTTTGCCGATTGTAATTGCCGACGATTCGCTGCTCGCTCGCAAACTTCTGACAAAGGCGTTGCCGGGAGACTGGGACGTTGACGTCGCGTATGCAGCGAATGGTCGCGAGGCCCTGGCGCTCTATCGTGACGGCAAAGCTTCCGTGATGTTTCTGGACCTGACGATGCCCGACATGAGCGGATATCAGGTCCTGGAGACACTGCGCCACGAAGATCTGAACACGTTCGTGATCGTGGTATCCGCCGATATCCAGCCGCAGGCGCAAGCACGCGTGCGCGAATTGGGCGCGATCGCATTCGTTGCCAAGCCCGTGACGTCGGACGCATTGCTGCCCATTCTCAAGGAGTATGGGTTGTATGCCTGA
- a CDS encoding hybrid sensor histidine kinase/response regulator, which translates to MTSDRPADSHAPASAPADDWQDDGTYASGAPEHDFAVRRVTLIVLLVAAIVLPCIYVVVMAYNDLKAREAAASDVTMRTVRVAEEHALKVFDLSETLDARIVDLVQDMDDATVRNRESDIHEALNTIGGGYPQVAAVSIFGASGMLLANSLYYPAPYASIANRDDFAGIRDGKVIEHISRLMMGPLKLENIPVFNTGVARRHSDGSFAGMVSIALKSSYFNAFYRDLLGGASTPMTMALARSDGAVIASYPPPPSLAHTDRTATFGDARNDPRAGVVRVRHDGASSEIVAYRQVGSYPVYVSCAYRTSAIWHEWYEHLSVLFISMFAPSIALWSVIWLSLKRLKAEEEAWDRWQAEASMRRSIESAYRQSRKMQALGNLVGSVAHDFNNLLMIISSNVQIARRRGVQHLDKELGAIERALKNGQSLTRQLLGVARKQPLHNETIDIGQWVGTCRELLKTSLGSKSSLVVAIEPGVWPIRVDVAELELAVINLAVNARDAMATGGRFTVGARNVTLRREDGFPLTGDFVQISLDDTGSGMAPDVLARAFEPLFTTKAQGMGTGLGLPQVFAFCERSGGLATIDSAVGAGTSVRLYLPRARAEDVVVRPQAVVQDASALAGLHVLLVEDNSEVAAGTEALLSLLGHRVTYAPTADDALRLIEGAAANDAFDLVISDIHMPGRLNGIDLAEAVDKRPGKLPVILVTGYAEELDRTRTVNVRVLSKPFDIALLDEILLGIREARDARHTGT; encoded by the coding sequence ATGACGTCCGACCGGCCTGCCGACTCCCACGCCCCCGCCTCCGCTCCCGCCGACGACTGGCAGGACGACGGCACCTACGCGTCCGGTGCGCCCGAGCACGATTTCGCAGTTCGCCGCGTGACGCTGATCGTGCTGCTCGTCGCGGCGATCGTGCTGCCGTGCATCTACGTGGTGGTGATGGCGTACAACGATCTGAAGGCGCGCGAGGCCGCCGCGAGCGACGTGACGATGCGCACCGTGCGCGTCGCCGAAGAGCACGCGCTCAAGGTGTTCGACCTGAGCGAAACCCTCGATGCGCGCATCGTCGATCTCGTGCAGGACATGGACGACGCGACCGTACGCAACAGGGAATCCGACATCCACGAAGCGCTGAACACGATCGGCGGCGGCTACCCGCAGGTGGCCGCCGTGTCGATCTTCGGCGCGAGCGGGATGCTGCTCGCCAACAGCCTCTACTATCCGGCGCCCTATGCGTCGATCGCGAACCGCGACGACTTCGCCGGCATCCGCGACGGCAAGGTCATCGAACACATCTCGCGGCTGATGATGGGGCCGCTCAAGCTCGAGAACATTCCCGTGTTCAACACGGGCGTCGCGCGGCGCCATAGCGACGGTTCGTTCGCCGGGATGGTGTCGATCGCGCTGAAATCGTCGTATTTCAACGCGTTCTACCGCGACCTGCTCGGCGGCGCGAGCACGCCGATGACGATGGCGCTCGCGCGCTCGGACGGCGCGGTGATCGCATCGTATCCGCCGCCGCCGTCGCTCGCGCATACCGATCGCACGGCCACGTTCGGCGACGCGCGCAACGATCCGCGCGCGGGCGTCGTGCGCGTGCGCCACGACGGCGCAAGCAGCGAGATCGTCGCGTACCGCCAGGTCGGCAGCTATCCCGTCTATGTGTCGTGCGCCTACCGCACGTCGGCGATCTGGCATGAATGGTACGAACACCTGAGCGTGCTGTTCATCTCGATGTTCGCGCCGTCGATCGCGCTGTGGTCCGTGATCTGGCTGTCGCTCAAGCGGCTGAAGGCGGAAGAGGAGGCGTGGGACCGCTGGCAGGCGGAAGCGTCGATGCGGCGCTCGATCGAATCGGCGTACCGGCAGTCGCGCAAGATGCAGGCGCTCGGCAACCTCGTCGGCAGCGTCGCGCACGACTTCAACAACCTGCTGATGATCATCTCTAGCAACGTGCAGATCGCGCGGCGGCGCGGCGTCCAGCATCTCGACAAGGAACTCGGCGCGATCGAACGCGCGCTGAAGAACGGGCAGTCGCTCACGCGCCAGCTCCTCGGCGTCGCGCGCAAGCAGCCGCTGCACAACGAGACGATCGACATCGGGCAATGGGTCGGCACGTGCCGCGAGCTGCTGAAGACATCGCTCGGTTCGAAATCGTCGCTGGTCGTCGCGATCGAGCCCGGCGTCTGGCCGATTCGCGTCGACGTTGCGGAACTCGAGCTCGCGGTGATCAACCTCGCGGTCAATGCGCGCGACGCGATGGCGACCGGCGGGCGCTTCACGGTCGGCGCGCGCAACGTGACGCTGCGCCGCGAGGACGGCTTTCCGCTGACCGGTGATTTCGTGCAGATCTCGCTCGACGATACGGGTTCGGGCATGGCGCCCGACGTGCTTGCGCGCGCGTTCGAACCGCTGTTCACGACGAAGGCGCAGGGGATGGGGACGGGGCTCGGGCTGCCGCAGGTGTTCGCGTTCTGCGAACGCTCGGGCGGCCTCGCGACGATCGACAGCGCGGTTGGCGCCGGCACGTCGGTGCGCCTCTACCTGCCGCGCGCGCGCGCCGAGGACGTCGTCGTGCGGCCGCAGGCCGTCGTGCAAGACGCAAGCGCGCTCGCCGGGCTGCACGTGCTGCTCGTCGAGGACAACAGCGAAGTCGCGGCCGGCACCGAAGCGCTGCTTTCGCTGCTCGGGCACCGCGTGACCTATGCGCCCACCGCCGACGACGCGTTGCGCCTGATCGAAGGCGCGGCCGCGAACGACGCGTTCGACCTCGTGATTTCGGATATCCACATGCCGGGCCGCCTGAACGGCATCGACCTCGCCGAAGCGGTCGACAAGCGGCCGGGGAAGCTGCCCGTGATTCTCGTCACGGGTTATGCCGAGGAGCTCGACCGCACGCGCACCGTCAACGTCCGCGTGCTGTCGAAGCCGTTCGACATCGCGCTGCTCGACGAGATCCTGCTGGGCATCCGCGAAGCGCGCGACGCGCGGCACACCGGCACGTGA
- a CDS encoding NADPH-dependent FMN reductase — protein sequence MSYRIAVVVGSLRRASSNRALAHAVISLAPADFSFEFVEIGELPLYSQDYDADFPDVAKRFKQSIEAADALLFVTPEYNRSMPGVLKNALDWGSRPWGSNSWSGKPGAVLGTSPGATGTALAQQHLRNVLAYLDVKTLGQPEMFIKHDPARIDEQGQIVSEDTRKFLQGFVDRYAGWVRLLKAA from the coding sequence ATGTCCTATCGTATTGCGGTCGTCGTCGGCAGCCTGCGCCGCGCTTCGTCGAACCGCGCACTCGCGCACGCGGTGATCTCGCTCGCCCCCGCCGATTTTTCGTTCGAGTTCGTCGAGATCGGCGAACTGCCGCTGTACAGCCAGGACTACGACGCGGATTTCCCGGACGTCGCGAAGCGCTTCAAGCAGTCGATCGAAGCCGCCGATGCGCTGCTGTTCGTCACGCCCGAGTACAACCGGTCGATGCCGGGCGTGCTGAAGAATGCGCTCGACTGGGGCTCGCGCCCGTGGGGTTCCAACTCGTGGTCGGGCAAGCCGGGCGCGGTGCTCGGCACGTCGCCGGGCGCGACGGGCACGGCGCTCGCGCAGCAGCACCTGCGCAACGTGCTCGCGTACCTCGACGTGAAGACGCTCGGGCAGCCCGAGATGTTCATCAAGCACGACCCGGCGCGCATCGACGAGCAGGGGCAGATCGTCAGCGAGGACACCCGCAAGTTCCTGCAGGGCTTCGTCGACCGCTACGCGGGCTGGGTGCGCCTGCTGAAGGCGGCCTGA
- a CDS encoding RNA polymerase factor sigma-70 codes for MPSAYDDPVYLAQLRRDLLRFARLQLRDADAAEDAVQEALTAAWSHASDFAGLSAHKTWVFGILRNKLIDVLRARQRTVSLSALDAELDGESVLDRELFKENGHWAAHAKPRPWPRPETLLQQQQFWALFQACLDHLPEQIGRVFMMREFLDVEMTDICSELTLTTNHCSVLLYRARTRLRTCLSEKGLTTEDAAGEMY; via the coding sequence ATGCCGTCCGCGTACGACGACCCCGTTTATCTCGCGCAACTGCGGCGCGACCTGCTGCGCTTCGCGCGACTCCAGCTCCGCGATGCCGACGCGGCCGAAGACGCCGTGCAGGAAGCGCTGACCGCCGCGTGGTCGCATGCGAGCGATTTTGCGGGGCTGTCGGCCCACAAGACCTGGGTGTTCGGCATCCTGCGCAACAAGCTGATCGACGTGCTGCGTGCGCGGCAGCGGACGGTGAGCCTGTCCGCACTCGACGCCGAGCTCGATGGCGAATCCGTGCTCGATCGCGAGCTGTTCAAGGAAAACGGGCACTGGGCCGCGCATGCGAAGCCGCGGCCATGGCCGCGCCCCGAAACGCTGTTGCAGCAGCAGCAGTTCTGGGCGCTGTTCCAGGCCTGCCTCGATCACCTTCCGGAACAGATCGGGCGGGTGTTCATGATGCGCGAATTCCTCGACGTCGAGATGACGGACATCTGCAGCGAATTGACGCTGACGACGAATCATTGCAGCGTGCTGCTGTATCGGGCGCGCACGCGCCTGCGAACCTGCCTGAGTGAAAAAGGACTGACGACCGAAGATGCTGCCGGGGAAATGTACTGA
- a CDS encoding zf-HC2 domain-containing protein has translation MLPGKCTDVTRLLSDALDRHLTLHERLQVRVHLPTCSGCRAYRGQIALLRTAAKAAAGREPGDDDTSSGAG, from the coding sequence ATGCTGCCGGGGAAATGTACTGACGTGACGCGATTGCTGTCGGATGCGCTGGACCGGCATCTGACCTTGCATGAACGCCTGCAGGTGCGCGTGCACCTGCCGACCTGCAGTGGCTGCAGAGCCTATCGCGGGCAGATCGCACTGCTGCGGACGGCCGCGAAAGCGGCGGCGGGGCGGGAACCGGGCGACGACGACACGTCGTCCGGGGCAGGCTAG